ACAAGCTGAATAGACAATTAATTTAGAGTCATTTCTCATGCTCCTACCTGGAATCCTTGAAATACTTGACGGCGATGTGCAGCTTCTTCCTTTTGTCCCATGCTGGCCCAGACATCTGAATAGATAACATCAGCGTCTCTAACAGCTTCTTTCGGATCATTAGTTATCTCGATTTTGCTGACTCCAGCCAGTCGTGCTTTCTCAACTGTTCCCTGATCAGGTTCAAAACCTTTGGGGCAGGCACAAACAAAGTGGAACGGAATCACTGAAGCCAGAAGCAGCCACGAATGCACTATGTTATTTCCATCTCCAACATAGACAACCTAAATTTGCAGCCACCACTAGATTATTGAAATCCATTTACCAATACAACCAAACATGTTTGAGATTATTTGAAAGAAATCTGAGATGTTTTGAGATGTTTTAACTTCCACATCCACCACCCTCTGTTTAATGAATCATTTTTGTTGGTGTAACTTGTAAGAAGAACAATGTTGATATTATAGAtcactttttgaattttttatgcTCATTTATTTCTGTTTAGAAGTGTAGGTTAACATATACCGGAGCTTAATGCCTTATGATTGAGATGTACTCTTTTTGCATTTTCTGGGTGAACATAAATAAaccataattatttcatcaggAAAACTAAAAAAGAGCTAACCTTAGTTCCTTCCAGCTGGCCGACATGTTCAATTATTGTATGGGCATCAGCCATTATTTGACAAGGATGGTTATAATCTGTCAGGCCATTGATCACAGGCACAGTTGCATGTTTAGCTAGATCAAGAATGTCctgcaaaagaaaagaaatacaatGGATACCAATATTTGATTTGCAGCGGGAATGaaagaaaaggggaaaaatTTCCTAAACTCAGCGGGGACAGATAATTCAGCCCACATTTCTATTTAAGCAAAGCCTAAAGAATATTAGACATGAAAGGCTACAATTCAGTTAACTTTCTGGGAGAGGTACAGCAACATCATCAAACTGCCATCATCTGTAAGATATAGTAAATTGTTAATAAAGCTAGGGTCAAATTTGAGCAATCATTGATGGTTTGCATCATTGTAAACCTAGAGAAAAAGGAACAACGAAAACAAAAGACAATTTGATGTCCGTGGAGCCAAATGTCAACAGAGGTTTAATCATAACAAAGTTTGTAGGACCACCAAATATAAATGGGCCTTTTGTTTGCACCACCCTCAACCTCCTCCTCACTGTCCCCAGGAAAATAGAGCAGATTTGTTTCAACTATTATATGAAGTTGCCAAGAGCGGGTTTGTGGGATTTCAcggggtatgttgttgttgccaAGAGTGGCTTTAATCAAAGATGCAAAAATGTGGACCAGGCAACTATAAGACTACAACATATAAAAATGTTATGCAATGCTTCTTACAAGCCTTAATTCTTACCAAGCACCAGGAAAAAGTCGCAACAAAAAACTCACCAGCATACCTGATGAGCAAAAACTCTAGCCATAATGATATCATTATAGCGAGAAAGAACACGGGCAACATCACGAGTTTCTTCCCGCTTACCCATCTGGATGTCATTTGGTCCCAAATAGATTGCATGGCCTCCAAGCAAGTAAAACCCTGTCTCAAAAGAAACCCGTGTCCTCATAGAAGGCTTAGAAAAAATCATCGCCATAGTTTTGCCCGCGAATGGGAGATATGTCCTCTCTCCTGATTTCAGTAACTCTTTAACCTCTTTGGCTCGATCCAAGATGTTCAAAATAGTGGCTTTGTCGAAATCACTAATGTGTAGAAAGTCCTTTTGATTGGCAGTTCCTGGAATAGAAAATTTAAAAGATATGTTAAAATATCCAACCTCAACAGACTCTGATAAGAAGTTGCACTTGACGCATGTTTGAGCGTGTTCAGATCACATCTTAGCCATCATTGATCCAAAGAACAGGTTTAAGCCATCGTCAAACATACTCTTTTGACAAATTTGCATTTTTACTATGAGTAGCTTTATGATAACTTTTCTTAGCATTCAAGTTCTAAAAATTGGATACATGGTGTTTCTCTAATTCATATATTATTTGCAAGCTATCCTTGTCAGATcaataagttttattttttgcaaATAATGGCAGATAAATCTTAGGAAAGTGCCAATCAGACACATTTACATAGACAATACAAATGTCCGTGTATCAAAAATATGTCTTTTCTTAACCAAATCAGTAATGAAAAATTAAGATACTCACTCCACAGCAGGAAAACAGTTAAAACTAGAATATGTCAACAATTTTAAACAACACATGCCTATTTTTGGTGATTATTTGAACTCCAATACTTGGAAACAACTATAAATACCAAAAATTGAAAAGTAAACGAAACAACTAAGAGTCAGTAGGGTATAAACTAAAATGTTTTCCATGCCTCCATGGAAAATAATTTTCGTAGAAAATGTTTTAATGTgggaaaaaaatcattttcaagtGTTTGATTTGCCATAAAAGACAAAAAGCAGGCAGGTAAATTGACAAGGTAGAGATAACATATGAGGGTAATGTTTTGGTCATCTTTCTGATTAACAAAAACGTCTAACTGTTGGCTGAAGCAAATGACATAGCTTATGAGTTTGGATGCCCATGAAGGAAAATGACTTGGGAACACAAGTACTGAGAGTCATTTTCCCTATTTTGGTGGAAAAGGTTTCCCTTCGagaaaacatttttaaaaactcTATGTAATCAGACTctgaaaatcatttcaaaaacaAAGATATCATCCAGTAATCGATTTACCATCTACCAAAAACACACCCAATCACAAATGAAGCAGAGAGCAAACAAGCTCAATCATCCAATGTGCTTGATAAAAATAGACTTCCTAGACCAGTATATTAGGATAAGCAACAGTCTAACTCTTTTAGACAAAgttccaaaagaaaagaatctGACTTTCAGACAATTAAATTAAACAAGAAAGTTAGAAATTCTGCGCCTTTTTTTGTTAAGTACTTTTTCTTTGTCACAGTCTATTCTGGCATTCTCAGAGTCACTCAAAGCATTTAGCTTTAGATGGATAACTCGTCAAGTACTTGTCTTCAGCAAACATTAAACAAACTAAGCCTGGTTGGATGAGCTTATAACTTATagccaaaagctaaaaaaattAGTATTTCTAGCTCACGTCTTTTGACTTATGTTtgttattttggcttaaaaacaAGTGCATAAAAGCATTCTTTTCATTTTACAAAACTgcttaaaatctattttggcttaaaagcATCTAAAACAGAACAAAGCACACAAAAGTCTGCCTAAGATTGAAACGGGATTTTCTGCGTATGAAAACGCATTCCAAGCATAAACAAACCCTTGCATtacaaaatcaatcaaatcTACAGGCTACAGctccaaaggaaaaaaaaaaggttcaaaTTAAACACAGGGAAATAAAACGAAACACAAAAAATCGTGTAAATGGACCGGACCTTTTGCAATAACCGAGGAAGTAGGAGCTACTGCTGAAGAGGTGGTTTGACATGAGATGCGTTGACGTATAGCCCGAAATGTGACCGGAGAAGGTACGATTACACCGGAAAAGTGAGACGATTGCTTGCCGGAGTGAGAGAGAGTGGAAAGAGAGGAGAAAGAGAGGTTTTCCGGTGATCGGAGAGAAGATAACTGAGAGAAAATGGCGGCCATTGTTGGTGCTGTTTGGTTGGTGATTGGTGCAGAGTATTTGTGTTAATTATGATACGAATAAAACCTACTCAAGAGAAAAGAATTAGTATTAACATTAGCTTAATCACTATTAATCAATCATATATTCTACTTTTACTTAATTTtctaataatatgcattattTCTATATCAATTTATGTTGATCCatagaattttaaaaatcaatcaaatttcttatgttttaaatattataaattgttaattattatattttatagcatttttttaatataatttttaaatgtataacaaactaacaaaataaataaaacaagtaaattaaaacagaaaaaatacaaaaacttCATAAAATACTCTCGACTAGAAATAGTTACATTGATAAAGAGATGTCTGCTTGTAATCGCTTCTACATAGTAGTATTAAATTAATGTTGAATTTCATAGTTtaatatgaatataatatataaacgtgtattttaatttaactttaactaaTACTTATGCTctctaattttaaatatatataaatatatgttctATCTGATATCGTACATATATTATGCCTAATGAAACAAagtaaaaaatacataaaaatattcaaaacaaGATAGGATGACTTCGAAAGAGAGTGACATGACCACTAATCGATATTGCCACTTATCAACTTTAGATATTGCAACTAGACAGGATAAGGATATTTCCTAGGTAAGAATATATGGAGAATGAAGATtagaatagaaaattaatagATATTCGTGTGTTgtctaattttttataattattttatttttaaattttattattatcttttattacATTGCTTTAATTATTGTAGTAATTAGTATGTGTTGCAATAGTTCTTTCTTAGTGAAGAAGTCTAGATTTAGTTGGTTGTTGACTTCCGCATCCGGGGAAAGTATCTGCTACTCTGATATTAGCTATTCGAGTCATTATTATCGACTATTTGATTTTTTCATAATTGTTTTTGTATAttacttttaatatatttcACTTGAGCTGAATATCTATCAAAATAATCTCTTTACCATTATATATTTCACTTGAGCtgaatatttatcaaaataatctCTCTATCATCATAACATAGAAATACGGCAACGGAGTGACGAACACACTATCTTTTAGATcccaaaaaatagagaaatacaAAATATTCTACTGATATATTTCACATTCTcactaattaattaaaagtAACATAAAACCTTATCTGCACAAAGGGGCGGAGCCACCTTGAGTTCAGGGAGTCCATGTGAACTCTTTTTAGCGAAAAATTGTACCTTTTATACATAATTAACatgaaaaaacataaataattaTCTGAATCCAGAAGCGGAGCCACCTTGAGTTCAGGAGGTTCCTGCGAACCCCTTTTGGCGGATTATACatagttaaattatatatatataatagataaaCCCCCTTCGACTAATTTATGTGTctacttttcaaattttgatccCCTTTAAAAAAATTCTGACTTCACCATTGCCTGCACCTGATATTTACACTAGACTATAATGAATAATTATTACATAACACATTTCTTCACATAAATAGTTAACACACATTTTCACCTTAATTAGAGAAAGATAAAAGTTTACCCACACCTAATATTTATACCCGATATTTACACTAGACTATAATGAATAATGATTACATAACACATTTCTTCACATAAATAGTAACACTTTTTCACCTTAATCAGAGAAAGATAAAAGTTTACCGACACCTAATATTTATACCAAAGTAATGTAAACATATTTCTTCCCATATCACTAAACCATGAGTAGACAGTTTATAATTTAACCATGATAAATTAATATCTTTCGAATATGACACTTTTAATAGGCCACTTTACACTTATATTCACTAGTTCTTTACATAGACAAGAACCATAAGTTTTACCAGTTTCAGCTTTTTTTCCTTAACATTAGTATTGGAGtctatacaaaatatatacaatatattcACAAGTTTTCTTTACATATTTGAGCAAGAGCTATATATAATTGATCTTCAATGCTGATAGCATCGATAATAAATggcatctatatatatatatatatatatcgagtTCTTGCATCAACAAACTGCAACAATCCTGTCAAAGAAATGAAGCAAGCTTACTTATACATATTGAGTGATGTTGCTCGTGTTTAAATGGAAGGGATCGATGTataaaggaagaaaaatatGCGACTGGATTtgcaaaaaactaaaaattgtaTCACTGAGAAAGATGATTGGAATAACACACCTTTGCTATGTCCAATTCCTGCTGGATCGAAGTTGAGTAAGCTTGTCCCTCCAAAGAGCTGCGACACACAATACACAAGTACAAATTAAAAGCTTTAACAAGGTAGACAAACAGAAAAATCTATATTAATCACCAAAAAAATTTCAACTTAACAGAAAACCGGGGAaagattgatatatatatatattggtatACCCCATGTAGATGTTTATTTCGACTTCAATGAAAATGTTCAAAGCACTACCTTTGTTAATTATCGTGATGTCCAGATGAAAAGTTAAAATCCATAAGAAATGATCCTCCATCTCCAACCCCTCGCGGAGAGAGGACCAGGTTTTTCAGGAAACACGAGTGCAAGAAAGTGTTTTTCACCGTACTGAGAGGGAGTTTGATTTCTCAGATGGTCTCTCAAGTAACAGTTATTTCTCAGAAAGACACTTTTTTTGTTGAAGAAAATTGGAATCAAGAGGAACTTAAGGTGACTTTCTGAGATAATAACAATTAATTGGCTGATCATGTGAGAAATTAACTTCACTGAGAGGTTAACACGTCCAGAAAAGAACTTGATAGAAGTCCAAGTTGACGCCTTCGTCTAAGGTCCTAAGCCAACAGCATTCTACATGCCATTAGTCCAATTACCTAGCATTTTAGagcatagaatttgactaaatCGTTGGAAACACTAACAACCATGCTCCTATATTTTGGTTTTTGACACATTTATACCACATCAAATATTTTGCAGCATCAAACTCATTGTCTAAATCCAATCTGTTGGCGACAAACATGTTGTCCCAACAAGTTTCCACACATGTACAAACTCACCATCTTCACAGTACAAAGtaaacaaaatattttgaccACATGAAAAGAAAGGTTGATAGACCTCAAGATATTTATATGTTAACGTTCGATATAATATGTAGACAAGTTAATAAAGTCTACCTGCATCTCGGTATCGTTCTTCTACTGCAGCAACCAGCATGTTCCGCACAAGAATAAACTCCTTTTCGTCAATGGATGGCTGCCTAGTAGGTCTGAATCCATAATGCTAATCAGAACTATATTTTGTTCAAAAAAACTGTAAAGTAAGGTATCGTTCTCTGTCGATATCAGGTGAATTTTCAAACTACTGCTCTTCACTTATATAACAGAAACTAATATACGCACCATATTATATCCAATTATGTGTGGTACACAAAATTCAGGAGAATCAGTAGATGACTATTTGAGGTACCAAGATTGTCATCAAATTGTATTTTCCCCAAAAGCAGagttatttatttatccattaaGTAGTTGATAAGTCTTGCGCTCTACCAACTGAACTAGACAGGCTTGTTGATTAAAATACACATAATGAACATAAAACAGTTTTCCCGCACTTTCCAAATGCCACTCACTTTGAAAAGGGTGTCTATAAAACTAACTTACTTGTCAAGCCCAGTGAACAATAAGCCGTCAGAAGTGGCAGCTCGCGGTGCAGGATCTGCAGACTCAACAATCCTCACACCATCACTGTATGCCAAGTTTTTATTGACTTGTATTGGCACCTAAGAAAATTAGAAACAACACAAGTACTCATACTTCAATGTTGTTTGGTTCACAAATATGGTTCCACCAAGCTATGACACCAAattgtaaataaaatttcagTTTGTGGTTCAAAGGGGATTGTTAATGACTGCATTGTCGACAATTTGTACTGATACTTCAATGTTTATAGGTTATTTTAGTTGGGACAAAAAATGTGGCCATTAccatcaacaatatcaaaaaagTAACAAGCTCCAACTACTTTACCTTGCATTTCACAGCTATGTTGATTGCATCAGAAGGACGAAGATCGAAGCTAATACTCTCAGCATCGTTATCCAACTGTTATCACAATCACATGAAAGTTGTTAAAGCTGCATACTACCAAAAATGTACACACAATTAGGTCAGCATTCAGTAACTAGTACATTTTACGCATACCTTGGT
This Solanum dulcamara chromosome 1, daSolDulc1.2, whole genome shotgun sequence DNA region includes the following protein-coding sequences:
- the LOC129881167 gene encoding ornithine transcarbamylase, chloroplastic-like, with amino-acid sequence MAAIFSQLSSLRSPENLSFSSLSTLSHSGKQSSHFSGVIVPSPVTFRAIRQRISCQTTSSAVAPTSSVIAKGTANQKDFLHISDFDKATILNILDRAKEVKELLKSGERTYLPFAGKTMAMIFSKPSMRTRVSFETGFYLLGGHAIYLGPNDIQMGKREETRDVARVLSRYNDIIMARVFAHQDILDLAKHATVPVINGLTDYNHPCQIMADAHTIIEHVGQLEGTKVVYVGDGNNIVHSWLLLASVIPFHFVCACPKGFEPDQGTVEKARLAGVSKIEITNDPKEAVRDADVIYSDVWASMGQKEEAAHRRQVFQGFQVDEQLMKLAGKKAYFMHCLPAERGVEVTDGVIEAPNSIVFPQAENRMHAQNAIMLHVLGL